A section of the Mangifera indica cultivar Alphonso chromosome 12, CATAS_Mindica_2.1, whole genome shotgun sequence genome encodes:
- the LOC123193229 gene encoding F-box protein SKIP27-like, whose translation MALGRKCSSLKKKRGAALILKPGEEGLGLGLVKSTRGLGTKRVLITSVAESLSSPESEIKTPLKRQCSQRMIDLELNERSSLEALPQDILIRIVCGVNHEDLKQLFHVSKAIREATLIAKQSHFAYSTPTKTKVFRSSIDFEEPVAMEDDIEAPNAPKQQKVCRSLFSRRKLADVSVALFASPKKGLFMEEA comes from the exons atggcgCTGGGAAGAAAATGCAGTTCATTGAAGAAGAAGCGAGGTGCTGCTCTGATTCTGAAACCTGGTGAagagggtttagggttagggctTGTGAAATCCACGCGCGGTTTGGGGACGAAGAGGGTTTTGATAACAAGTGTTGCTGAAAGTTTGTCGTCTCCTGAATCGGAAATCAAGACTCCATTGAAGAGGCAATGCAGTCAGAGAATGATTGATTTGGAGTTGAATGAGAGATCTTCTCTTGAAGCCTTGCCTCAAGATATCCTG ATTAGGATTGTTTGCGGCGTCAACCATGAAGATTTGAAGCAGCTTTTTCATGTATCTAAAGCCATAAGAGAAGCT ACTCTGATTGCAAAGCAATCTCATTTCGCATATAGTACACCAACAAAGACAAAAGTGTTTCGCTCCTCTATTGATTTTGAGGAACCAGTTGCAATGGAAGATGATATTGAAGCACCAAATGCCCCAAAACAACAGAAGGTCTGCAGGTCGCTTTTTAGCAGGAGGAAGCTTGCTGATGTTTCAGTGGCA